A region of Necator americanus strain Aroian chromosome I, whole genome shotgun sequence DNA encodes the following proteins:
- a CDS encoding hypothetical protein (NECATOR_CHRI.G2725.T1) — MKNRVRQGDTISPKIFTATLENAVRKLEWDDMGVKVDGRQLHHLRFADDIVLITPSISQAEGMLTEFHETCGCIGLQLNLQKTMFMRNGWVSDAPFTLNGTNISECTSYVYLGRELNMMNDLTPSWASWAGGDERLGERTRASRM, encoded by the coding sequence atgaagaatagggtccgacagggtgatacaatttcacccaaaatattcacagccaccctcgagaacgcagtgcgaaagttggaatgggacgacatgggagtgaaggttgatggtcggcagctacaccatttgcgctttgctgatgacatcgtactgataacacctagcatcagccaagcggaaggAATGCTGACCGAGTTtcacgaaacatgtggatgcatcggtcttcagctgaatctacaaaagacgatgttcatgcggaacggatgggtctcggatgccccattcacgctcaacggaacgaacatatccgagtgcaccagctacgtttatctgggtcgggaactgaacatgatgaacgacctgaccccgagctgggcgagctgggcaggaggagacgagcggcttggggagcgtacaagagcatcgaggatgtag
- a CDS encoding hypothetical protein (NECATOR_CHRI.G2726.T1) — MMYGSETWAAPSTVMERLDCTERKLLRRLLSYFWPRVCHNEDLYAEIDVVYRRMTRGKHQHLAPPSKVAKVNRLRFFGHILRRSADRLVQRVLRSSSGSSWKKPPGRKRKFWTEAVKEDLRTLGVDRQFRRDVRFRRIWNSDEWIDSVQALAEDREGWAELCSRTAHLGEDAGNRVRR, encoded by the coding sequence atgatgtacggatcggagacttgggcagcaccatcaacggttatggagaggcttgactgcacggaacgaaagctgcttaggcGGCTACTtagctacttttggcctagggtatgtcacaatgaagatctttacgcagaaattgatgtggtataccggcggatgacacgtggaaaacatcaacatcttgcaccgccatcgaaagtggctaaagtaaatcgtcttcgcttctttggtcatatattaaggagatcggcagatcgccttgttcaacgagttctgaggagttcgtcgggttcgagctggaagaagccacctggccgaaaacggaagttctggactgaggcggtgaaagaggacctgagaacactcggcgtggataggcagttcaggcgagacgtaaggtttcgcagaatatggaatagcgacgaatggattgattctgtgcaagctctcgcagaagatcgagaaggttgggcagagctgtgttcaaggacggcacacctcggcgaagatgcgggtaatcgcgtcaggcgatga
- a CDS encoding hypothetical protein (NECATOR_CHRI.G2726.T2), translated as MYGSETWAAPSTVMERLDCTERKLLRRLLSYFWPRVCHNEDLYAEIDVVYRRMTRGKHQHLAPPSKVAKVNRLRFFGHILRRSADRLVQRVLRSSSGSSWKKPPGRKRKFWTEAVKEDLRTLGVDRQFRRDVRFRRIWNSDEWIDSVQALAEDREGWAELCSRTAHLGEDAGNRVRR; from the coding sequence atgtacggatcggagacttgggcagcaccatcaacggttatggagaggcttgactgcacggaacgaaagctgcttaggcGGCTACTtagctacttttggcctagggtatgtcacaatgaagatctttacgcagaaattgatgtggtataccggcggatgacacgtggaaaacatcaacatcttgcaccgccatcgaaagtggctaaagtaaatcgtcttcgcttctttggtcatatattaaggagatcggcagatcgccttgttcaacgagttctgaggagttcgtcgggttcgagctggaagaagccacctggccgaaaacggaagttctggactgaggcggtgaaagaggacctgagaacactcggcgtggataggcagttcaggcgagacgtaaggtttcgcagaatatggaatagcgacgaatggattgattctgtgcaagctctcgcagaagatcgagaaggttgggcagagctgtgttcaaggacggcacacctcggcgaagatgcgggtaatcgcgtcaggcgatga
- a CDS encoding hypothetical protein (NECATOR_CHRI.G2727.T1), translating to MRRTVDQCPADIVLAPSGCPLTDLEYADDVVIFAESSTKLQHVVNLVSKLAAAYGLRLRPDKCKQMWISSRPRTGIRVDGQPIELVDEFFYLGCTLKNNGSYERYVQQRCAKATSAFNSLTKCLWSTPITNEVKL from the coding sequence atgcgaagaacagtcgaccagtgtcctgccgacattgtcttagcaccatctgggtgccccttgactgacctcgagtacgccgacgatgttgttatattcgcggaaagcagtacgaaacttcaacatgttgtcaaccttgtatcgaagctggctgcagcctatggactacgcctacgccctgataaatgcaagcagatgtggatctcttcgagaccacgaacgggaatcagggtggacggacaaccgatagaactcgtcgatgagttcttttatctaggctgtacgctgaaaaacaacggcagctacgagagatatgttcagcaaagatgcgctaaggccacttctgcatttaactccttaacgaaatgcctgtggtcgacccccatcaccaacgaagtcaagctgtga